From the genome of Polyodon spathula isolate WHYD16114869_AA chromosome 14, ASM1765450v1, whole genome shotgun sequence, one region includes:
- the LOC121327014 gene encoding ceruloplasmin-like translates to MKYLNLLLLSFYFAAATVWAANRVYYIGIEEIEWDYAPKKMNLILNKSLSEDEHAATFLQRGTDRIGSVYKKATYKQYTNSSYREEVIKPNWMGYLGPLIIAEEGDTIIIHLKNFASRPYSVHSHGVKYTKKHEGAFYPDNTSKDQKNDDHVYPGQNYTYVWEVTADHAPAKDDINCLTQAYHSHVDGPKDVASGLIGPLITCKKGSLAMYSDSKAAYIYTLLFTVTDENLSWYLDENIETYCSAPPGTVDKGNENFQESNKMHAINGFVYGNLPGLLMCTGSKIHWHLFGMGSEVNIHSVYFSGQMLTDRTHHVDTISLFPATFVSAEMVPHNLGKWLLSCQVNDHVQAGMQAFFEVKTCFPPTHRAIPNQKQRQYYIAAEEVIWDYGSSGINHFSGDSLTTDSESRPFFEKGPHRIGGKYKKAVYTEYTDVTFTTRKQRTKEEQHLGLLGPVIKAEVGDTIHVTFFNKATHPFSIQPHGVEFNKYNEGAFYISIPGGNVTPSSASHVLPGSNFTYEWTVPEDGGPVSDDPDCLNWLYYSAVDSVKDTSSGLVGPLLVCRRGSLKSGKQKNVDKEFHLLATVSDENLSWYLEDNIKMFAGKPNEVNVDDKDFQESNKMHSINGYMYGSLSGLNMCKGDKVSWHLNGIGSEVDIHGIFFSGNTFITKGTRRDAVNLFPHISRTLIMEPDSIGEYEVVCRTTGHFTGGMKQRYKVENCHRWNTKLDLFTLHEKKFYIAAVEMDWDYSPNRTWEDEMHQLSVERPGNVFLSKEDKFIGSTYKKVVYREYSDATFTTPKERGVDEEHLGILGPIIYANVGDKVKILFKNMASRPYSIHAHGVKTDSPSIHKTEPGETHTYTWSIPKRSGPSQGDSECSVWAYHSTVDVVKDMYSGLIGPLVTCRKRILRMIGLKKQLQEFVLLFLIFDENESWYLDENIKTYVLNPQKVIKDDKDFIESNKMHAINGRMFGNLHGLTMHVGEKVYWYLMGMGNDVDIHTAHFHGHSFDYKVSGTHRADVFDLFPATFQTVEMQPQHPGTWLLHCHVTDHMQAGMEATYTVLEKEEPSGPLSNVKVFIKEQCGFTKV, encoded by the exons atgaaatacttaaaTCTccttttattgtcattttattttgctgctgCTACCGTGTGGGCAGCAAACAGAGTATATTATATAGGAATTGAAGAGATAGAATGGGATTACGCACcgaaaaaaatgaatttaattttgaACAAGTCATTAAGTGAAGACGA GCACGCTGCCACCTTTCTGCAACGAGGGACAGACCGTATTGGAAGTGTTTACAAGAAGGCCACGTACAAGCAGTATACCAACAGCAGCTACAGAGAGGAAGTGATCAAGCCAAACTGGATGGGATATTTAGGACCATTAATAATAGCAGAAGAAGGGGACAcaattattattcatttgaaaaACTTTGCTTCCAGGCCTTACAGCGTCCACTCTCACGGAGTGAAATATACCAAAAAACACGAAG GTGCATTTTACCCCGACAACACCTCAAAGGACCAAAAGAATGACGATCATGTTTATCCAGGGCAGAACTACACCTATGTGTGGGAGGTGACCGCCGACCACGCTCCAGCGAAGGATGACATAAACTGTCTGACTCAGGCTTACCATTCGCACGTAGATGGTCCCAAGGATGTAGCTTCTGGGCTCATTGGACCTCTGATCACCTGTAAAAAAG GTTCATTGGCTATGTACAGTGACAGCAAGGCAGCCTACATATATACCTTGCTGTTTACTGTTACTGATGAAAACCTGAGCTGGTACCTGGATGAAAACATTGAAACATATTGCTCAGCGCCCCCTGGCACAGTCGATAAGGGCAATGAAAACTTCCAAGAGAGCAACAAAATGCATG CAATAAACGGTTTTGTTTATGGAAACCTACCTGGTCTGTTAATGTGCACTGGAAGCAAAATACACTGGCACCTCTTTGGAATGGGGAGTGAAGTCAATATCCACTCTGTCTACTTTAGTGGGCAAATGCTAACTGATAGGACCCATCATGTTGACACCATCAGCCTGTTCCCTGCTACATTTGTCAGTGCTGAGATGGTGCCCCACAACCTTGGGAAATGGCTGCTCAGCTGTCAAGTCAATGATCATGTTCAAG CTGGCATGCAGGCTTTCTTTGAAGTGAAAACGTGTTTCCCACCCACGCACAGAGCTATACCtaatcaaaaacaaagacaatactACATCGCTGCTGAAGAAGTGATTTGGGATTATGGTTCATCAGGGATCAATCATTTCTCTGGAGATTCATTAACCACTGACAG TGAATCGCGGCCATTTTTTGAAAAGGGTCCACATAGAATCGGAGGGAAATACAAGAAGGCTGTTTACACTGAGTACACAGACGTGACTTTTACAACTCGCAAGCAGCGGACCAAGGAGGAGCAACACCTCGGGCTGCTAG ggCCAGTGATAAAAGCAGAAGTTGGAGATACCATCCATGTCACATTCTTTAACAAGGCGACTCACCCTTTCAGCATTCAGCCTCATGGTGTAGAATTCAATAAATATAACGAAGGAGCTTTCTACATCTCCATTCCGGGAg GTAATGTAACTCCATCCTCTGCCTCCCATGTACTTCCCGGCTCTAATTTTACCTATGAGTGGACAGTTCCAGAGGATGGAGGGCCAGTCTCTGATGATCCAGATTGTTTAAACTGGCTGTACTACTCCGCAGTGGACTCTGTAAAAGACACCAGCTCGGGTTTAGTGGGACCCCTCTTGGTCTGCAGAAGAGGTAGTCTCAAGTCTGGTAAACAG AAAAATGTAGACAAGGAATTCCATCTGCTCGCCACTGTGTCTGATGAGAACCTGAGCTGGTATTTGGAGGACAACATTAAGATGTTTGCAGGGAAGCCTAATGAGGTCAACGTAGATGATAAAGACTTTCAGGAGTCAAACAAAATGCATT CGATCAATGGGTACATGTATGGTTCCCTGTCTGGACTGAACATGTGCAAAGGAGATAAGGTTTCCTGGCATCTTAATGGTATAGGATCTGAAGTTGATATCCATGGCATATTCTTCAGTGGGAATACTTTCATAACTAAGGGGACCAGAAGAGATGCGGTCAACCTGTTTCCACATATATCTCGAACGCTTATCATGGAACCGGACTCCATAG gagAGTATGAGGTGGTGTGCAGGACGACAGGCCACTTCACCGGTGGAATGAAGCAGCGCTATAAAGTGGAAAACTGTCACAGGTGGAATACTAAGCTGGACCTCTTTACTTTGCATGAAAAGAAGTTCTACATTGCAGCTGTTGAAATGGACTGGGATTATTCACCGAACAGGACCTGGGAGGATGAGATGCACCAGCTCAGTGTGGAAAG gccTGGAAATGTCTTTCTATCCAAAGAAGATAAGTTCATTGGCTCCACGTATAAAAAAGTTGTGTACCGTGAATATAGCGATGCAACATTTACTACACCCAAGGAGAGAGGAGTCGATGAGGAGCATCTAGGCATCCTAG GACCGATCATTTATGCCAATGTTGGAGACAAAGTGAAAATTCTATTTAAGAACATGGCTAGCAGACCTTATTCTATACATGCTCATGGAGTAAAGACAGATAGTCCCAGCATTCACAAAACTGAACCTG GTGAAACTCACACCTACACTTGGAGCATTCCTAAGAGATCAGGTCCTAGCCAAGGAGACTCGGAGTGCAGTGTTTGGGCTTACCACTCCACGGTGGACGTTGTCAAG GATATGTATAGTGGATTGATAGGACCTCTTGTGACTTGTAGAAAACGCATTCTGCGAATGATAGGATTGAAGAAGCAATTGCAAGAGTTTGTTCTTCTGTTTCTGATCTTTGACGAGAATGAATCCTGGTACCTAGATGAAAATATCAAAACCTACGTGTTGAATCCACAGAAAGTAATAAAAGATGACAAAGATTTTATTGAAAGCAACAAGATGCATG CTATTAATGGCAGGATGTTTGGAAATCTACATGGCCTGACAATGCATGTTGGAGAAAAGGTATACTGGTACCTCATGGGGATGGGGAATGATGTGGACATACACACTGCTCATTTCCATGGTCACAGCTTTGATTACAAG GTGAGTGGTACCCATCGTGCAGACGTGTTCGACCTGTTCCCAGCGACTTTCCAAACAGTGGAGATGCAGCCTCAGCACCCGGGAACCTGGCTCCTGCATTGTCACGTGACTGACCACATGCAGGCTGGCATGGAGGCCACTTACACAGTCCTGGAGAAAGAGG AGCCCAGTGGCCCTCTATCTAATGTGAAGGTGTTTATCAAAGAACAATGTGGATTCACAAAGGTCTAG